Proteins found in one Calypte anna isolate BGI_N300 chromosome 10, bCalAnn1_v1.p, whole genome shotgun sequence genomic segment:
- the LOC115598873 gene encoding maestro heat-like repeat-containing protein family member 7: MSLTYKLSLAAVILGREQPGADQPVPFGLAVEGIKVLLHAAGCQGHVQNIQEEGGWDMMLQADTLERGISLLARELRKSPAEQQAFMFQHMKLILTHRREWQTNFALTFYTELLGCQGLGKDWSDLRLLHSYLSHGTQTVRLRALQGLVAVAGDPQMAREMRGSSLLESILACLKDPSRDIRMEALLFFGTMMGQLKRKEASPVALLLVEKLAALFGDESSQVQELSLILFEDTMKAVVSRDKAEMKEATRRVVLSLFLHVNAESRSVAEASGKGLLICAKFLGWRKLKRVIKKQKTWLIGETLLKQDRRRVEDYVCFSLPYLRDSQTSVRLEAIRFMGTAAQRLGRNGSKRTMEVVWDALKRCDDDPAASVRSLAGQTLNILQAGRELERSRWSFPGLWFWR, translated from the exons ATGAGCTTGACCTACAAACTTTCCCTGGCTGCAGTGATCCTGGGGCgggagcagcctggggctgaTCAACCCGTCCCTTTCGG GCTGGCAGTGGAGGGCATTAAAGTTCTGCTGCACGCTGCTGGCTGTCAAGGCCACGTCCAGAACATCCAGGAGGAGGGCGGCTGGGACATGATGCTGCAAGCAGACACCCTCGAGAGAGGAATCAGTCTGCTGGCCAG agagctgaggaagagcccagctgagcagcaagcCTTCATGTTCCAGCACATGAAGTTGATTCTTACTCACAGGAGGGAATGGCAGACCAACTTTGCCTTGACTTTTTATACTGAG ctgctgggctgccagggccTTGGAAAGGACTGGAGTGACCTGCGCCTCCTCCACTCCTACCTGAGCCATGGCACACAGACAGTCCGTCTGAGGGCACTCCAGGGCTTGGTGGCAGTCGCAGGAGATCCACAGATG GCAAGAGAAATGCGgggcagctctctgctggagaGCATCCTGGCGTGCCTAAAGGATCCATCCAGAGACATCAGGATGGAGGCCTTGCTCTTCTTCGGGACCATGATGGGCcagctgaagaggaaagaggCCAGCCCTGtcgctctgctgctggtggagaaGCTCGCAGCCCTCTTTGGTGAT GAGTCCAGCCAGGTTCAAGAGCTCTCCCTCATCCTCTTTGAAGACACCATGAAGGCTGTGGTGAGCAGAGACAAGGCAGAGATGAAGGAGGCAACACGCAGGGTCGTGCTCTCGCTCTTCCTGCACGTGAACGCTGAGAGCAGGAGTGTGGCTGAG gCCTCTGGCAAAGGCCTCCTCATCTGTGCCAagttcctgggctggaggaagctgaagagggTTATTAAGAAGCAGAAGACCTGGCTGATTGGAGAGACTTTG CTGAAGCAGGACAGGAGAAGGGTGGAAGATTACGTGTGCTTCAGCCTGCCCTACCTGCGGGACTCTCAGACCAGCGTGAGACTGGAGGCCATCAGGTTCATGG GGACTGCTGCGCAGCGCCTGGGGAGGAACGGATCCAAACGGACGATGGAGGTTGTGTGGGATG ctctcaagCGCTGTGATGATGACCCTGCTGCCTCAGTCAGGTCCCTAGCAGGTCAGACCTTGAACATCctgcaggctgggagggagctggagagatCAAGATGGTCCTTCCCAGGCCTGTGGTTCTGGCGCTGA